A stretch of Terriglobus sp. RCC_193 DNA encodes these proteins:
- the rpoC gene encoding DNA-directed RNA polymerase subunit beta' — MFRSSPFEMSGPITDFDSIRISLASPEKIRSWSHGEVTKPETINYRTFKPERDGLFCARIFGPITDWECLCGKYKRMKHRGVICDKCGVEVTLSKVRRERLGHIELASPCSHVWFFKGLPSRIGHLLDISLRELEAVLYFESYVVIDAGDAPVKEREIIKDEQRFRELDQQYRPSGFKAMMGAEAIKELLKRVEIEELAIEMREKMKVEQSLQKKLKYAKRLKVVEAFRRSDNKPQWMILDVIPVIPPELRPLVPLDGGRFATSDLNDLYRRVINRNNRLKKLMDLHAPEVIVRNEKRMLQEAVDALFDNGRRGRVLRGANNRPLKSLSDTLKGKQGRFRQNLLGKRVDYSGRSVIVVGPELKLHQCGLPKKMALELFKPFIYHRLEQTGHCTTIKQAKEMVEMQEPIVWDILEEVIKDHPVLLNRAPTLHRLGIQAFEPVLVEGKAIKIHPLVCTAFNADFDGDQMAVHIPLSPEAQVEASVLMLAAHNILSPASGQPITVPTQDMVLGLYYLTKAKVGARGEGRVFANIEEVLMALEAKQVETLTPIRLRYTGPVLDLTTAYDDQDLTHTEVVDYNKQFINTTVGRAILNDALPEGMPYVNGLLKKKGIGQLINYCYLNLGLEVTVKALDRIKELGFQFATRSGLSVGLDDMVIPESKYTVVHEAEKQVIAVQQQYLDGAITNGERSNKVIQMWSGVTERVADEMFNNMKRADKEGAMNPIYIMADSGARGSKQQIRQLSGMRGLMAKPSGEIIEVPITANFREGLTVQQYFISTHGARKGLADTALKTADSGYLTRRLVDVAQDVIITESDCGTKQGIYVLPIIEAGEIIEPLRDRIIGRVTTEEYKDQEGKIVIGANKEIDEQLATEIQAAGIEKVKIRSVLTCESKRGVCKLCYGRNLGSGKLVEMGEAVGVIAAQSIGEPGTQLTMRTFHVGGTASRVSDQSHLDAKNAGAVKFINLSTVRAKDGSLVAMNRSGQVAIIDDKGRERERYPIVYGAKLRVEDGAQVEIGTTLGEWDPYTYSIVTEIGGTIQFKDLQEGVTLNDEVDEVTGLSRLVVADAPDEKRQPALLVNGSDGGKKRYLMPSRANLMVQDGQEVGPGDILAKIPRESTRTKDITGGLPRVVELFEARKPRETATIAEIDGVVRFGDVVKGQRKIYITGDTGEEREYSVPRSIYVNVQEGERLAAGEKLFDGPLNPHDVLAVLGEKELQRYLVNEIQEVYRLQGVAISDKHIEVIVRQMLRWVKIDEVGDSTFLLEQQVDRFRYDAERERCNNNQLRPPTGRPLLLGITKASLSTDSFISAASFQETTRVLTEASINGAVDTLRGLKENVIVGRLIPAGTGMEYYRNVQLSPELEEAAAKIQQEVQEAHDAEERELEAMRMEGEQEELAAE; from the coding sequence ATGTTCCGTTCAAGCCCGTTTGAAATGTCCGGCCCCATCACCGACTTCGACTCGATCCGAATCTCGCTCGCCTCCCCCGAGAAGATTCGTTCGTGGTCGCACGGTGAGGTGACGAAGCCGGAAACCATCAACTACCGTACCTTCAAGCCCGAACGCGATGGCCTCTTCTGCGCCCGCATCTTCGGACCCATCACGGACTGGGAATGCCTCTGCGGCAAGTACAAGCGCATGAAGCACCGCGGCGTTATCTGCGACAAGTGCGGCGTCGAAGTCACACTGTCCAAGGTTCGTCGTGAGCGCCTGGGCCACATCGAGCTGGCATCGCCCTGCTCGCACGTCTGGTTCTTCAAGGGCCTGCCGTCGCGTATCGGCCATCTGCTCGACATCTCTCTGCGTGAGCTCGAAGCCGTTCTCTACTTCGAGTCCTACGTCGTGATCGACGCCGGTGATGCGCCCGTGAAGGAGCGCGAAATCATCAAGGACGAGCAGCGTTTCCGCGAGCTCGACCAGCAGTACCGCCCCTCCGGCTTCAAGGCCATGATGGGTGCGGAAGCTATCAAGGAACTGCTGAAGCGCGTTGAGATTGAAGAGCTCGCCATCGAGATGCGCGAGAAAATGAAGGTCGAACAGAGCCTTCAGAAGAAGCTAAAGTACGCCAAGCGTCTCAAGGTCGTTGAGGCATTCCGCCGCAGCGACAACAAGCCGCAGTGGATGATCCTCGACGTGATCCCCGTGATCCCGCCTGAGCTGCGTCCGCTCGTGCCGCTGGACGGTGGCCGCTTCGCGACTTCGGATCTCAACGATCTGTATCGCCGCGTGATCAACCGTAACAACCGTCTGAAGAAGCTGATGGACCTGCATGCTCCTGAAGTCATCGTGCGCAACGAAAAGCGCATGTTGCAGGAAGCTGTCGACGCGCTGTTTGATAACGGCCGTCGTGGCCGCGTGCTGCGCGGTGCAAACAACCGTCCGCTGAAGTCGCTCTCTGACACCCTCAAGGGTAAGCAGGGTCGCTTCCGTCAGAACCTGCTCGGTAAGCGTGTGGATTACTCCGGACGTTCCGTGATCGTCGTCGGTCCGGAGCTGAAGCTGCACCAGTGCGGTCTGCCGAAGAAGATGGCGCTTGAACTCTTCAAGCCCTTCATCTATCACCGCCTTGAGCAGACCGGCCACTGCACCACCATCAAGCAGGCCAAGGAAATGGTGGAGATGCAGGAGCCCATCGTCTGGGACATCCTGGAAGAGGTCATCAAGGATCACCCGGTCCTGCTGAACCGCGCTCCCACACTGCATCGCCTCGGCATCCAGGCGTTTGAGCCTGTGCTCGTCGAAGGTAAGGCCATCAAGATTCATCCGCTCGTCTGCACGGCGTTCAACGCCGACTTCGACGGTGACCAGATGGCTGTGCATATTCCGCTGTCGCCGGAAGCGCAGGTTGAAGCATCGGTGCTGATGCTCGCGGCGCACAACATCCTGTCGCCCGCGTCGGGTCAGCCCATCACGGTGCCCACGCAGGACATGGTTCTTGGTCTGTACTACCTGACCAAGGCCAAGGTTGGCGCCAGGGGTGAAGGCCGCGTCTTCGCGAACATTGAAGAAGTGCTGATGGCTCTCGAAGCCAAGCAGGTTGAGACGCTGACGCCAATCCGTCTGCGCTACACCGGCCCCGTGCTTGACCTGACGACGGCATACGACGATCAGGATCTGACGCACACGGAAGTGGTGGACTACAACAAGCAGTTCATCAACACCACCGTGGGCCGCGCCATCCTGAACGACGCTCTGCCGGAAGGCATGCCGTACGTGAACGGTCTGTTGAAGAAGAAGGGCATCGGCCAGCTCATCAACTACTGCTACCTGAACCTGGGCCTCGAAGTCACGGTGAAGGCGCTCGACCGCATCAAGGAGCTTGGCTTCCAGTTCGCCACGCGTTCCGGCCTCTCGGTCGGTCTTGACGACATGGTGATCCCGGAGTCGAAGTACACCGTGGTGCACGAAGCGGAAAAGCAGGTCATTGCTGTGCAGCAGCAGTACCTTGACGGTGCCATCACCAACGGTGAGCGTTCGAACAAGGTCATCCAGATGTGGTCGGGTGTTACCGAACGCGTTGCCGATGAGATGTTCAACAACATGAAGCGCGCGGACAAGGAAGGAGCCATGAACCCGATCTACATCATGGCCGACTCCGGTGCGCGTGGTTCGAAGCAGCAGATCCGTCAGCTCTCCGGTATGCGTGGTCTGATGGCCAAGCCCTCGGGCGAAATCATTGAAGTTCCGATTACCGCGAACTTCCGTGAAGGCCTCACGGTGCAGCAGTACTTCATCTCGACGCACGGCGCGCGTAAGGGCCTTGCGGATACCGCGTTGAAGACCGCTGACTCGGGCTACCTGACCCGTCGTCTCGTTGACGTGGCGCAGGACGTCATCATCACCGAGAGCGATTGCGGCACTAAGCAGGGCATCTACGTTCTACCGATCATCGAAGCCGGTGAAATCATCGAGCCGCTGCGCGACCGTATCATCGGCCGTGTAACGACCGAGGAGTACAAGGACCAGGAAGGCAAGATCGTCATCGGTGCCAACAAGGAGATCGATGAACAGCTTGCTACTGAGATCCAGGCTGCTGGTATTGAGAAGGTGAAGATCCGCTCAGTGCTCACCTGCGAATCGAAGCGTGGCGTCTGCAAGCTCTGCTACGGCCGTAACCTCGGCTCGGGCAAGCTGGTGGAAATGGGCGAAGCTGTTGGCGTTATCGCTGCTCAGTCCATCGGTGAACCCGGAACGCAGCTCACCATGCGTACCTTCCACGTGGGTGGTACGGCATCGCGAGTTTCGGACCAGTCGCACCTCGACGCGAAGAACGCCGGAGCGGTTAAGTTCATTAACCTTTCCACCGTTCGCGCCAAGGACGGCAGCCTGGTTGCCATGAACCGTTCGGGTCAGGTTGCCATCATTGACGACAAGGGCCGCGAACGCGAGCGTTACCCCATCGTCTACGGTGCAAAGCTGCGCGTGGAAGATGGTGCTCAGGTTGAGATCGGCACCACGCTCGGCGAGTGGGATCCGTACACCTACTCCATCGTCACGGAAATCGGCGGCACCATCCAGTTCAAGGACCTGCAGGAAGGTGTCACGCTCAACGACGAAGTGGACGAAGTCACCGGCCTGTCGCGCCTGGTGGTTGCGGACGCTCCGGATGAAAAGCGTCAGCCAGCGCTGCTCGTCAACGGTTCAGACGGTGGCAAGAAGCGTTATCTCATGCCGAGCCGCGCGAACCTGATGGTGCAGGATGGACAGGAAGTGGGACCGGGCGACATCCTCGCCAAGATCCCGCGTGAGTCCACCCGTACCAAGGACATCACGGGCGGTCTGCCGCGCGTTGTGGAACTGTTCGAAGCGCGTAAGCCGCGCGAGACGGCCACAATTGCCGAGATCGACGGTGTGGTTCGCTTTGGCGACGTGGTCAAGGGCCAGCGCAAGATCTACATCACCGGCGACACGGGCGAAGAGCGTGAGTACTCCGTGCCGCGCAGCATCTACGTCAACGTGCAGGAAGGCGAGCGTCTGGCAGCCGGCGAAAAGCTGTTCGACGGTCCGCTCAACCCGCATGACGTTCTTGCTGTTCTCGGTGAGAAGGAACTGCAGCGCTACCTGGTGAACGAAATCCAGGAAGTCTACCGTCTGCAGGGCGTGGCCATCTCGGATAAGCACATCGAGGTGATCGTTCGCCAGATGCTTCGCTGGGTCAAGATCGACGAAGTGGGTGATTCCACCTTCCTCCTCGAGCAGCAGGTCGACCGCTTCCGTTACGACGCGGAGCGCGAGCGCTGCAACAATAACCAGCTGCGTCCTCCTACAGGCCGTCCTCTACTGCTGGGTATCACGAAGGCGTCGCTGTCCACGGACAGCTTCATCTCCGCGGCCAGCTTCCAGGAGACGACCCGCGTCCTCACCGAGGCGTCTATCAACGGCGCTGTGGATACTCTCCGCGGCCTGAAGGAAAACGTCATCGTCGGTCGCCTCATCCCCGCCGGCACCGGCATGGAGTACTACCGCAACGTCCAGCTCTCACCGGAACTGGAAGAAGCGGCAGCCAAAATCCAGCAGGAAGTCCAGGAAGCGCATGACGCCGAAGAGCGCGAGCTCGAAGCGATGCGCATGGAAGGCGAACAGGAAGAACTCGCCGCCGAATAA